The Tolypothrix sp. PCC 7712 region GCTGACGCACCTACCGCCGTCATAATAAAGCGCCGACGCTTCATACTGACGCGATTGATTACGTCATAAATTGACTCGTTACTAGATGGGTTGAGAGTAATATTATTTTTAGGATGCAATGAACCTTTCATTCTTGAAATTCTCCATTTAAAGTCAACAAATCTACTATTCAATTCATCTTTTAATGACACGATGCATTGAATAAATTGAAATTATTCTGTAGTTGCAAAAAATGCAGAATTACCTATTTATTTTTGTATTTAACATAAATATTTACCAATCAATAAGAATTGTTTTGAGACTTTTTTGTATCTGTCATAGCGAGAAATATGACATTTCTATTACTTTTATGTAACAATGATTAAGAAAAGATTATTAAATGTTTAATTTAAGGTCTGAATTAGAATCTCAGAAATTTATCACAAAGATTCCATACAAATAACGAACCTAACCCCGAGTAACGAATCTTCGATAACACAAAACAAGGAATAATCCAAATTGATGCCCTTGGTGTTCAAGTAATATTTCATTCTTTCTAGGAAGAATTATTTTGATTGATTCTTGAAATTATCTTGATGATTTCAACAGTAAAAACTAAGATATCTAAATAAATAAGAGGTCACTTATAAGATATATAGAAATCCTATTTTATTTCTGAAAAATCTCAGCACTGATGCGTTACGCGATCGCTAACGCATCCTACGTGAACGGTCAACGGTTAACAGTCAACAAACCTATATGTAAGATTTCACAAATCATTTAAGATTGCTATAGTGGATTTCGTCATCACGTCTGTAGTGTTCTCCCACTGTGCGAAAGGTGATAATCCGGCGGGTTAAAATGTTTTGCTGTTGATTTTCTTGCTTCTCAACCAGTACTATCCAATCTTCACCTTCACTAAATCCCTTAGTGATTCCTTGGGTAATTTGTCCTGGTTCTGCAATGTCGAAAATGAAGACACCCCCAGGATTTAAGGCGTGATATATGCGATAGAAAAGATGAGAGAGGGTTTGGCGATCGCTTTTTGCGTCAAACTGGTAGTTAAGGCATTCACCTATTGATGTCACAGCATTGCAAGGCGGAATCTCAGCCTCAAACAATGAACCAATCCTAAACTCAGCATTTGGGACTCTGGCGCGTGCGAGTGCAATCATCGACTTAGAAATATCAATTCCCAAAACATCATACCCAGCTTTGGTAAACTCTTGCGTCGATAAACCGCTACCACAACCTAAGTCTACGAGCAGCCCTTCTCGGATATTGTGTTGTGCCAGAATTTCCAATATCCCAGGAGCAGACTTGAGAGCATAATCATTAAAACCGACATCATGAATAAATGCGAGGTCTTCTTTGTAATACTCTTCCATAGCTAATATTACTGCCAACTAAATTAACTTCAAAACTCCTCCGCGCCACTCCGCGCTACCGTTGCAATACTTTGCGTTTAAAAACTCTCTTGCCGATCATAACGAAACATCGGTAATTCAATTCCTTTACCCTTTCCCCCGTGTTTCTTCAAAGACTTACCTAGTCAATTATTGATAACTTTTTCTACAACCAGACTCTTGACTTCCAGTAAATATATGAGAAGCTAATAGTTAGGTTGTCTAAATTAATTCTCAAGGAAGTGCATCTGACTTGTGACAAAACTGACAGGAAGAGCAGACCGAATGGAAACTGCTACTAACTTTCCACAATCGGTCATATTGCAAACTCACGAACTCACACGCCGTTTTGACAGCTTTACTGCTGTTGATGGCTTGAATTTATCTGTAGCAGCAGGTGAAGTATTCGGCTTGCTTGGCCCCAATGGAGCAGGGAAAAGCACAGTAATTAAGATGTTGACAACGCTACTACCGCCCAGTGCTGGTAGAGGAACCATAGCTGGTTATGATGTCACTCATCAATCTCAGGCTGTAAGAAAAGCTATTGGTTATGTACCACAAGCGCTTTCTGCTGATGGGAGTCTTACAGGCTATGAAAATCTCTTAATCTTTGCCAAGCTGTATGACATTCCATCTCAGCGTCGCCAACAGCGCATCCGTGATGTGCTGGAATTCATGGGTTTAGAGGAAGTCGCCCATCGCTTAGTGAGAAATTATTCTGGGGGGATGATTCGCAAACTGGAAATTGCCCAATCCATCTTGCATCGGCCGCAAATTATGTTCCTCGATGAGCCAACTGTGGGACTCGATCCGGTGGCGCGCAACCAAGTCTGGAATTTGGTTAAGGAACTCCATACAAATTACGGCACAACTATCTTTTTAACTACTCACTTTTTGGAAGAAGCGGACAGCTTGTGTAATCGAGTAGCGATTATGAATCGGGGTAAGGTGATTACAACTGGCTCACCCACAGATTTAAAAGCTGCTTTAGATACACCAAACGCCACTTTGGATGATGTGTTTATTCACTATACAGGGGCCGAATTAGCATCAGGAGTTAGTTATCGTGACACAGCAAGAACCAGACGTAATGCTCAACGGTTGGGTTGATCCTCAGCCTCGAAATAGAGGTAATTTTATTTCTGCGATCGCAGAATTATTTAGCAAAACTCTTGTCATCGCTGAACTAGAAATACGTAAACTGCGCCACGATCCCTATGATTTATTAATTCGGGGCGTACAACCTGCATTGTGGCTGTTAGTTTTTGGGCAAGTTTTCACCCGCACTCGCGCTATCCCTACAGGAGACTTATCTTATTTAGAATTTATGGCTCCGGGGATTCTCGCTCAAAGCGTACTTTTTGTAGCCATTTTCACTGGTGGGATGACGCTGATTTGGGAGCGAGATTTAGGAATTGTACATAAATTTCTCGCTAGTCCTGTACCCCGCGCTGCAATGGTGTTGGGTAAAGCTGTAGCCTGTGGAATCAGGAGCTTATCACAAATAGTAATTATCTATGGATTAGCCCTGCTGTTAGGTGTCAAGCTCAATTTGCATCCTTGGGCTATTCTCGAAGTCGTGATAATTGTGCTGTTAGGTGCAGCCTGTTTTTGTGTTTTTTCATTAATTATTGGCTGTTTGGTAAGAAGTAGAGAAAGGTTTACAGGTATAGGGCAATTAATTACCATGCCCTTATTTTTTGCGAGTAATGCCATCTATCCCTTATCACTCATGCCAGGTTGGTTGCATCTAATTTCTAGTATCAATCCCTTAACTTATGAAGTTGACGCCTTACGCGGTGCAATGATCGCTCATGGCTCCAGTATCTATGGGTTTGGTCTGGACTGTACAATTCTCTTGCTAACATTAATAGGCTTGACTATCATCTGTGGACGATTGTACCCACGGGTGGCTATGTAATTAGGAGAAAAAGATGCCCAAGCTCGGAAAACCCACGGAAGAATGTGCTGCGAGAGTAATGGAAACAGTTCCCTTGCTGATGCGGTTTATCCGAGCAGATATGCGTAGTCACAATGCTGAATCTCTATCCATACCTCAGTTGCGATCGCTAGCTTTTCTCAATCGCAATCCTGGTGCATCATTATCTGAGGTAGCAGAGCATTTAGGAGTTACCTGCGCTACAGCATCAACAACAATTGAACGCTTAGTACAACGCGATTTAGTACAGCGTACAGATCATCCTCAAGAACGGCGGCGAATAGTTTTGAATTTAACAGAATCAGGAAAATTTCTGTTGCTGCAATCCCAAGCAACTACTCGCGCTCATATTGCCGATATTCTTGATGGTCTGACACCAGAACAAATATCACAAATTGAAGCAGGGTTGACTCTACTAAAAAATGTCTTTGAGCAAACAGAAGTTAAAAAAGCTCCTTAATCTAGAGGGAAAACAACACGACTCCTTTGCAGCTTTAAGGTTTCGCGATTATCGATTATTTACTATTGGGCGAGTAGTACTGTTTACCGGCTCACAAATGCAAACAGTAGCTATCGGTTGGGAACTCTATGAACGCACCAACTCAGCGATGGTATTAGGTGGGGTAGGACTGGCGCAAGTGCTACCAATGATCGCCTTGACATTAATTGCTGGACATGTAGCAGATAGACGCGATCGCAAACTTACAACCCTACTATCTATTCTGCTACTAGCTCTTTCCTCATTAGCTTTGGCAGTAGTTTCCTATACTCAAGGTACAATTAGTCTTTTTTATACCTGCTTAGTCTTCTCAGGTGTAGCTAGAGCGTTCTTAAAGCCTGCCAGCGATGCCATGATGTGGCAATTAATACCAACAAGCGCCTTTACCAATGCCGCTACTTGGAATAGTACCAGC contains the following coding sequences:
- a CDS encoding ABC transporter permease, which translates into the protein MTQQEPDVMLNGWVDPQPRNRGNFISAIAELFSKTLVIAELEIRKLRHDPYDLLIRGVQPALWLLVFGQVFTRTRAIPTGDLSYLEFMAPGILAQSVLFVAIFTGGMTLIWERDLGIVHKFLASPVPRAAMVLGKAVACGIRSLSQIVIIYGLALLLGVKLNLHPWAILEVVIIVLLGAACFCVFSLIIGCLVRSRERFTGIGQLITMPLFFASNAIYPLSLMPGWLHLISSINPLTYEVDALRGAMIAHGSSIYGFGLDCTILLLTLIGLTIICGRLYPRVAM
- a CDS encoding MarR family winged helix-turn-helix transcriptional regulator yields the protein MPKLGKPTEECAARVMETVPLLMRFIRADMRSHNAESLSIPQLRSLAFLNRNPGASLSEVAEHLGVTCATASTTIERLVQRDLVQRTDHPQERRRIVLNLTESGKFLLLQSQATTRAHIADILDGLTPEQISQIEAGLTLLKNVFEQTEVKKAP
- a CDS encoding class I SAM-dependent methyltransferase, which produces MEEYYKEDLAFIHDVGFNDYALKSAPGILEILAQHNIREGLLVDLGCGSGLSTQEFTKAGYDVLGIDISKSMIALARARVPNAEFRIGSLFEAEIPPCNAVTSIGECLNYQFDAKSDRQTLSHLFYRIYHALNPGGVFIFDIAEPGQITQGITKGFSEGEDWIVLVEKQENQQQNILTRRIITFRTVGEHYRRDDEIHYSNLK
- a CDS encoding ATP-binding cassette domain-containing protein; translation: MTKLTGRADRMETATNFPQSVILQTHELTRRFDSFTAVDGLNLSVAAGEVFGLLGPNGAGKSTVIKMLTTLLPPSAGRGTIAGYDVTHQSQAVRKAIGYVPQALSADGSLTGYENLLIFAKLYDIPSQRRQQRIRDVLEFMGLEEVAHRLVRNYSGGMIRKLEIAQSILHRPQIMFLDEPTVGLDPVARNQVWNLVKELHTNYGTTIFLTTHFLEEADSLCNRVAIMNRGKVITTGSPTDLKAALDTPNATLDDVFIHYTGAELASGVSYRDTARTRRNAQRLG